One region of Pirellulales bacterium genomic DNA includes:
- the aroC gene encoding chorismate synthase — MLRYWTAGESHGKALMALVEGFPAGVPIATDPIDVDLRRRQGGYGRGGRQRIETDHVEILSGVWKGQTLGSPIALLVPNKDNKLERLEDLDRPRPGHGDLTGAIKHLGSIRGILERASARETAARVAAGALAKQLLAQFGIEAFGYTVELGGIAIEPQAGTLAEQRALRDASEIYSLNPEQDQEVKGLIDACGKEGDTLGGILEVRVEGLPFGLGTHAQWDVKLDGRLAQAVMAVQAIKGVEIGLGFEAARRRGSQVHDAIHFDQSQQNTPNLGYVRPTNNAGGLEAGMTNGQPLVIRAAKKPISTLRKPLASINLGTKQAEAAAYERSDVCAVPAAGVILENVVAFEIAAALIEKFGGDSLAEMRARWDLFQQMARER, encoded by the coding sequence ATGCTGCGCTATTGGACCGCCGGAGAATCGCATGGCAAAGCGCTGATGGCGTTGGTCGAGGGCTTTCCCGCCGGCGTACCGATCGCGACCGACCCCATCGACGTCGATCTACGGCGTCGTCAGGGAGGCTACGGCCGCGGCGGCCGGCAGCGGATCGAAACCGATCATGTCGAAATTCTGAGCGGCGTCTGGAAAGGGCAAACCCTCGGCAGCCCGATCGCGCTACTGGTTCCCAATAAGGACAATAAGCTCGAACGACTGGAAGATTTGGATCGCCCTCGCCCCGGGCATGGGGACCTGACGGGTGCCATCAAGCATCTGGGAAGCATTCGCGGCATCCTGGAACGCGCAAGTGCGCGTGAAACCGCGGCCCGAGTTGCCGCCGGCGCGTTGGCAAAGCAATTGCTCGCCCAATTCGGCATCGAAGCGTTCGGCTACACCGTCGAGTTGGGAGGGATCGCGATCGAACCGCAAGCCGGCACTCTGGCCGAACAGCGCGCGTTGCGCGATGCCAGCGAGATTTACTCGCTCAACCCGGAGCAGGATCAGGAAGTCAAAGGTCTGATCGATGCCTGTGGCAAAGAGGGAGATACGCTCGGCGGCATTCTGGAAGTTCGCGTGGAAGGTCTGCCGTTCGGCCTGGGAACGCACGCCCAATGGGATGTGAAGCTCGACGGGCGTCTGGCACAGGCCGTGATGGCGGTGCAGGCGATCAAGGGCGTCGAGATCGGCCTCGGCTTCGAGGCGGCCCGCCGGCGCGGTTCCCAGGTTCACGACGCCATTCATTTCGACCAGAGCCAGCAAAACACGCCGAACCTGGGCTACGTCCGCCCGACCAATAATGCCGGCGGCCTCGAGGCGGGCATGACCAATGGTCAGCCGCTAGTGATTCGCGCCGCCAAGAAACCCATTAGCACGCTGCGTAAGCCGCTGGCGAGCATCAACCTGGGCACCAAGCAGGCGGAAGCCGCGGCCTACGAGCGCAGCGATGTGTGCGCGGTGCCGGCGGCCGGAGTCATTCTGGAAAACGTCGTCGCGTTCGAGATCGCGGCGGCCCTGATCGAGAAGTTCGGCGGCGACAGCCTGGCCGAAATGCGCGCCCGCTGGGATTTGTTCCAGCAGATGGCACGCGAACGCTAA
- the ccsA gene encoding cytochrome c biogenesis protein CcsA, translated as MASDILQRRHAAGLDDDRQAPSLTGVVADVLRPVASLKLTVALMAMAIFLIMAGTLAQIDKDIWQVMGEYFRTPVAWVDLPVFFPRSWNVPNIVFPFPGGFTIGGAMLANLLAAHTLRFKIQARGTRLLAGLAVIAAGAGMTWVVVSSGSSRGGLQDAPLIEWSSLWTALKAGLGVLWLGTLFALVKLDPSRRGERIGLAIFAAGLGVLIAWLYMRSDFELGASSLRILWQLLKGGVASLVLLAGCVLLFRKRAGVVLLHGGIALMMINEIVVYGLHSEALMQIKEGETVNYAQDIRAVELAVIDPSNPDEDEVVAVPKSYLTAGKIVKDEKLPFDFEVVKFLDNSNLREVKPGETNLADTGTGLQFAADAARPGAGADTNSKVDMAAAYVRILDKQNGDKSLGTYLVGILQSFKGGGEKVTVDGKTYDVALRFKRDYKPYSMHLIDGRFDKYMGTDKPSNYSSDLRLVDTSRNVDRKVHIWMNNPLRYGGETFYQSQMEVDPATGREFTGLSVVANAGWMIPYVACMIVATGLLAHFSIVLTRFLKRRAVIDSAESPPPVPGRRSRPTPQQSSTGSWAMPLAVVGAALLFVFSVVRPTRVAEDQLNLDAFGKLPVMYEGRMKPFDTLARNSLRVISDSETYTDENDKRQSAVKWLLDVIADPPEAAKQKIVRIQNLEVLDMLGLSRRKGFRYSVNEFRDHMAEFDKQSQAVHAVEPADRSIYQKKVLELDNRLRLYSTLLTSFDQPQIRRENAAEDLLEAMRQQQKIFARIQAPLAIPPATGKGDWDPYVTAWTKAFAQANLMNQKPNPATMAFNEIIVAYAKKDASAFNKAVAEYQNDLRSAPPEDLNERKIDFEAFFNHARLFFWASWMYVAAFALAAIGWLGWSRPLNRAAFGLVLFTFVIHSMALVSRIYISGRPPVTNLYSSAIFIGWGGVLLGIVLELVYRLGIGNIVAGAVGFSTLLIADKLAGDGDTFTVLQAVLDTQFWLATHVTCITFGYTTTFVAGALGMIYILGGVLTPSLTKRMADDLVRMIYGSVCFAIFFSFVGTVLGGLWADDSWGRFWGWDPKENGALIIVLWNALVLHARWDGMVKDRGLAVLAVLGNIAVAWSWFGVNQLSVGLHSYGFTEGIALALLVFVASQLAIVALGLLPRQKWWSTRAAMQG; from the coding sequence ATGGCAAGCGATATTCTGCAGCGCCGTCACGCGGCTGGACTGGACGACGATCGGCAGGCACCCAGCCTTACTGGCGTGGTGGCCGACGTGCTGCGCCCCGTGGCCTCACTAAAGTTGACGGTCGCGCTAATGGCGATGGCCATCTTCTTGATCATGGCCGGCACGCTGGCGCAGATCGACAAGGATATCTGGCAGGTCATGGGGGAGTACTTTCGTACTCCCGTGGCGTGGGTCGATCTGCCCGTTTTCTTTCCGCGATCTTGGAACGTGCCCAATATCGTTTTTCCGTTTCCCGGGGGATTTACGATTGGCGGCGCAATGCTGGCCAATCTTTTGGCCGCGCACACGTTGCGATTCAAAATCCAAGCACGCGGCACGCGATTACTGGCCGGCCTGGCGGTTATCGCTGCCGGCGCCGGTATGACCTGGGTCGTCGTTTCCAGCGGATCGAGCCGCGGCGGATTGCAGGACGCACCGCTCATTGAGTGGTCGTCGTTGTGGACGGCGCTGAAGGCCGGGCTAGGCGTGCTGTGGTTGGGAACGTTATTCGCGCTAGTCAAACTTGACCCTTCACGACGCGGCGAGCGAATCGGCCTGGCGATTTTCGCAGCGGGTTTGGGAGTGTTGATCGCCTGGTTATACATGCGCAGCGATTTCGAACTCGGCGCATCGTCACTTCGCATCTTGTGGCAACTGCTCAAGGGGGGCGTCGCCAGCCTCGTATTGTTGGCAGGTTGCGTGCTGCTATTCCGCAAGCGAGCCGGCGTGGTGCTACTGCACGGCGGCATCGCCCTGATGATGATCAATGAAATCGTGGTTTACGGGCTGCATTCCGAAGCCTTGATGCAGATCAAGGAAGGGGAAACGGTCAATTACGCGCAAGACATTCGCGCCGTGGAACTGGCCGTGATCGATCCGTCGAACCCTGACGAAGACGAGGTCGTGGCCGTGCCGAAATCGTACCTGACCGCGGGGAAGATCGTCAAAGACGAGAAACTTCCGTTCGATTTCGAGGTCGTGAAGTTTCTCGACAACTCGAACCTGCGCGAAGTGAAGCCGGGCGAAACGAATCTGGCGGACACTGGCACAGGTTTGCAATTCGCAGCCGACGCGGCCCGGCCCGGCGCGGGCGCCGACACGAATAGCAAGGTCGACATGGCGGCCGCCTATGTCCGTATTTTGGATAAGCAGAACGGTGACAAGTCGCTGGGCACCTACCTGGTCGGCATTCTGCAATCGTTCAAGGGGGGCGGCGAGAAAGTCACGGTCGACGGCAAAACGTACGACGTGGCGCTCCGCTTCAAGCGCGATTACAAGCCCTATTCGATGCATTTGATCGATGGCCGCTTCGACAAATACATGGGGACCGACAAGCCCAGCAATTACTCTTCGGACCTGCGGCTGGTCGACACTTCGCGCAACGTCGATCGCAAGGTCCACATCTGGATGAACAACCCGCTGCGCTACGGCGGCGAAACGTTTTATCAGTCGCAAATGGAAGTCGATCCCGCGACCGGGCGCGAGTTCACGGGGCTGAGCGTGGTCGCGAACGCCGGCTGGATGATTCCCTACGTGGCCTGCATGATCGTGGCCACGGGGCTGCTGGCCCATTTTTCGATCGTGCTGACGCGTTTTTTGAAACGTCGCGCTGTGATCGATTCCGCCGAGAGCCCGCCACCTGTTCCTGGTCGTCGGTCGAGACCGACACCGCAACAAAGTTCGACCGGTAGTTGGGCGATGCCGCTGGCCGTTGTCGGCGCAGCGCTGCTCTTTGTCTTCTCCGTCGTTCGTCCTACGCGCGTAGCAGAAGATCAGTTGAATCTCGACGCCTTCGGCAAGCTGCCCGTGATGTACGAGGGCCGCATGAAGCCGTTTGACACGCTCGCCCGGAATAGTCTGCGCGTGATTTCGGATTCGGAGACCTACACCGATGAGAACGACAAACGTCAGTCGGCCGTGAAATGGTTGCTGGACGTGATCGCCGATCCCCCCGAGGCGGCCAAGCAGAAGATTGTACGCATCCAGAATTTGGAAGTGCTCGACATGCTGGGCCTTTCCCGGCGCAAGGGCTTTCGGTATTCGGTCAACGAGTTTCGCGATCACATGGCCGAATTCGACAAGCAATCGCAGGCGGTCCATGCCGTCGAGCCGGCGGACCGCAGCATTTATCAGAAAAAGGTACTCGAACTCGATAACCGGTTACGGCTGTATTCGACGTTGTTGACCTCGTTCGATCAGCCGCAGATTCGCCGCGAGAACGCCGCCGAGGACCTGCTCGAGGCAATGCGCCAGCAGCAAAAAATATTCGCCCGCATCCAGGCGCCCTTAGCCATTCCGCCAGCCACGGGCAAAGGTGACTGGGATCCGTACGTGACGGCCTGGACCAAAGCGTTCGCGCAGGCGAACCTGATGAATCAGAAGCCGAACCCTGCCACGATGGCCTTTAACGAGATCATCGTGGCGTACGCCAAGAAGGATGCCTCGGCCTTTAATAAAGCCGTGGCCGAGTATCAAAACGACCTGCGGAGCGCTCCTCCCGAAGACCTGAACGAACGGAAGATCGACTTCGAGGCCTTCTTCAATCACGCCCGGCTATTCTTCTGGGCGTCCTGGATGTATGTCGCCGCATTTGCCTTGGCGGCGATCGGCTGGCTGGGTTGGTCTCGGCCGTTGAATCGTGCCGCGTTTGGTCTGGTCCTCTTTACGTTCGTCATTCATTCGATGGCTTTGGTGTCACGTATTTACATTTCGGGTCGCCCGCCGGTGACGAATTTGTATTCCTCGGCAATCTTCATTGGCTGGGGAGGCGTGTTGCTGGGCATCGTTCTGGAGCTCGTTTATCGGCTGGGAATCGGCAATATCGTTGCCGGCGCGGTTGGTTTTTCGACACTCTTGATTGCCGATAAGCTGGCCGGCGACGGAGACACGTTCACTGTTCTACAGGCCGTGCTCGATACACAGTTCTGGCTGGCGACGCATGTCACATGCATCACCTTCGGGTATACAACGACCTTCGTAGCCGGCGCCCTGGGGATGATATATATCTTGGGAGGAGTGCTGACTCCCTCTCTGACAAAGCGCATGGCCGACGACCTGGTGCGGATGATCTACGGCAGCGTCTGCTTCGCGATCTTCTTTAGCTTCGTCGGCACAGTGCTAGGAGGGCTGTGGGCCGATGATTCCTGGGGCCGCTTCTGGGGCTGGGACCCCAAAGAAAACGGGGCCCTGATCATCGTGCTCTGGAACGCCCTAGTACTGCACGCCCGGTGGGATGGCATGGTGAAAGATCGCGGGCTGGCCGTCCTGGCCGTGCTAGGAAATATTGCCGTGGCATGGAGCTGGTTCGGCGTGAACCAGCTATCGGTCGGCCTGCACTCGTACGGCTTTACCGAAGGGATAGCGCTCGCGCTACTGGTCTTCGTCGCGTCGCAATTGGCAATCGTCGCGCTGGGGCTGTTGCCACGACAGAAATGGTGGAGCACTCGCGCGGCGATGCAGGGATAA
- a CDS encoding OmpA family protein, which yields MGQFIRGTTGIALALTALACGCQWPSSGKLSSAQSQNQILTEQAQAQQQEIENLKAHNRAVENQLIQAEEELAEMDQRLGVDRKQIANFQRERKTLRGEVETLVHGARGPRGSARDLRLEELSRRYDWLAYDAETGVSRFDIDVLFNSGEAELHAGAKETLDGLAHFLKSPEASELRVMIVGHTDARPIAKRPTRDKYPDNWHLSAARALAVADYLRHRGVRDDQLGVAGYGQHQALSENDTAADRHQNRRVEVFVMGPETPVVGWTETTTNMY from the coding sequence ATGGGCCAGTTCATTCGAGGCACAACCGGCATTGCGCTCGCGCTTACCGCGCTAGCCTGCGGCTGCCAGTGGCCTTCGTCGGGCAAGCTGTCGTCCGCGCAGAGTCAGAATCAAATCCTGACTGAGCAAGCCCAGGCACAGCAGCAAGAGATCGAGAATCTCAAGGCTCACAATCGCGCGGTCGAGAATCAACTGATCCAGGCCGAGGAAGAGCTGGCCGAGATGGACCAGCGTCTGGGAGTCGATCGCAAGCAGATTGCCAACTTTCAGCGCGAGCGCAAGACTCTGCGCGGCGAGGTCGAGACACTCGTTCATGGCGCTCGCGGCCCGCGCGGTTCAGCCCGTGACCTGCGCTTGGAAGAGCTTTCGCGGCGCTACGATTGGTTGGCCTACGATGCCGAGACGGGGGTCAGCCGCTTCGACATCGACGTGCTGTTCAACAGTGGCGAAGCCGAATTGCACGCGGGCGCTAAAGAGACGCTCGATGGTCTTGCGCATTTTCTCAAATCACCCGAGGCCAGCGAATTGCGCGTAATGATCGTCGGCCATACCGATGCCCGACCGATCGCCAAGCGGCCGACGCGGGATAAGTACCCCGACAACTGGCATCTCAGCGCCGCCCGCGCGCTGGCTGTAGCGGACTATCTACGGCATCGTGGTGTGCGCGACGACCAACTTGGTGTGGCCGGATATGGCCAGCACCAGGCCCTCTCGGAAAACGACACCGCCGCGGACCGGCACCAGAACCGCCGCGTCGAAGTCTTCGTGATGGGCCCCGAAACGCCTGTCGTCGGCTGGACCGAGACCACGACCAATATGTATTAA
- a CDS encoding helix-turn-helix domain-containing protein → MSKFVTLAEAAQQLGVSEEEVNELRLRGDLYGYRDGTSWKFKPEDIDRVAEKRSGGAVSSDLSGEFIMGDSQEISDAPIDLVIDPDDIDDSSDEVVLLSEFELGESGPSASATIIGKPGLPLSSAESDVKLRSLDDDIAGASNTMIGRPGSPLRPNESAIKLEAVGGEEPSASNTMIGTPGQPLGPAESAVRLQSVGPELESPSSTIIGKPGQPPSADESVIKLSAFEDNDFDLGTFPTSPPAGSGVVPPPKAGSSTVFAGEAIPDPVIDSGITLGDEHSDDDFVLGGPGSDITISPGDSGISLVDPADSGLSLDAPIELRSDGGEASFEMSESGEDLSGVTEFDSDEVMELKTSDEFLLTPMAPEGEEASEDSGSQVIAIDSGSPFEGSDSSMFAAADGAMSTMLEEDVGGGPSLAEGGLGGGGASPAFAASGAQVQSFGVETPYPVWVVLLMGFCLLFLALCGMMMYDLMRNMWSWNAPYSVNSTIMDAIMGLFG, encoded by the coding sequence ATGAGCAAGTTTGTTACTTTGGCCGAGGCGGCCCAACAACTGGGTGTCAGCGAAGAAGAGGTCAACGAATTGCGCCTACGCGGTGACCTGTACGGGTACCGCGACGGAACAAGCTGGAAATTCAAACCCGAGGACATCGATCGAGTCGCCGAAAAGCGATCTGGTGGCGCCGTCAGCAGCGATCTTTCGGGCGAGTTCATCATGGGTGACTCGCAAGAGATCAGCGACGCACCGATCGACCTGGTCATCGACCCGGACGACATCGACGATTCCTCCGACGAAGTAGTTTTGCTCAGCGAGTTCGAACTGGGAGAGTCGGGACCGAGTGCATCGGCGACGATCATCGGCAAGCCGGGCTTGCCGCTGTCGAGTGCCGAAAGCGACGTCAAGCTTCGCTCGCTGGATGATGATATTGCGGGTGCGTCGAACACGATGATCGGGCGGCCGGGTTCTCCGCTTCGTCCGAATGAGAGTGCGATAAAGCTCGAGGCCGTCGGAGGAGAAGAGCCCAGCGCGTCCAATACGATGATCGGAACTCCCGGGCAACCGCTCGGGCCCGCCGAGAGCGCAGTTCGCCTGCAATCCGTCGGTCCTGAGTTGGAAAGTCCGTCGAGCACGATCATCGGAAAGCCTGGCCAACCACCGTCGGCCGATGAAAGTGTCATCAAACTCAGCGCGTTCGAGGACAATGATTTTGACCTGGGAACATTTCCGACGAGTCCTCCTGCCGGGAGTGGCGTGGTACCGCCCCCGAAGGCTGGCAGCTCGACAGTGTTCGCCGGCGAGGCAATTCCGGATCCCGTTATCGACTCGGGAATTACCCTGGGCGATGAGCATTCGGACGATGATTTCGTACTAGGAGGACCTGGCAGCGACATTACGATTAGCCCGGGCGACAGCGGCATTTCGCTGGTCGATCCGGCCGACAGCGGATTGTCGCTCGATGCTCCGATCGAGCTGAGGTCCGATGGCGGCGAAGCGTCGTTCGAAATGTCCGAATCAGGTGAAGACCTCAGCGGCGTCACGGAATTCGATTCCGACGAGGTCATGGAGCTGAAAACAAGTGACGAGTTCCTTTTGACGCCGATGGCGCCCGAGGGAGAAGAAGCGTCTGAAGATAGTGGTTCACAAGTTATCGCGATCGATTCCGGTTCCCCTTTCGAAGGTTCGGATTCGAGCATGTTCGCCGCGGCCGATGGGGCCATGTCGACGATGCTCGAAGAAGACGTCGGTGGGGGCCCGTCGCTGGCCGAGGGTGGACTTGGCGGCGGTGGAGCTTCGCCGGCATTCGCGGCGTCCGGTGCGCAGGTGCAATCCTTCGGTGTGGAAACGCCTTATCCCGTGTGGGTGGTGCTGCTGATGGGATTCTGCCTGCTGTTTTTGGCGCTGTGCGGGATGATGATGTACGACCTGATGAGAAACATGTGGAGCTGGAACGCTCCCTATTCGGTCAATAGCACGATCATGGATGCCATCATGGGATTGTTCGGTTAG
- a CDS encoding 7-cyano-7-deazaguanine synthase, with product MAGPQAPADIGVLVSGGLDSSILVAHLLATGHSVQPFYVRSHLAWEETELAWLRLFLQAIAQPTLAPLVVLDLPLGDVYGAHWSTTGTAVPDAETPDEAVYLPGRNALLLIKAVLWCQLRGVKRLALAPLASNPFPDATDEFFAAYEAVLNQATLGDLHIERPFGAMAKRQVMKMGHNVPLELTFSCIAPENGLHCGRCNKCAERQHAFRDADLPDPTQYADTAGTD from the coding sequence ATGGCCGGCCCACAAGCACCTGCGGATATTGGCGTGCTGGTCAGCGGCGGCCTTGATAGTTCGATCCTGGTTGCCCATCTGCTCGCGACCGGGCATTCGGTCCAGCCTTTTTACGTCCGCTCGCATCTGGCCTGGGAGGAGACCGAGCTAGCTTGGCTGCGGCTCTTTTTGCAGGCCATTGCCCAACCGACCCTGGCTCCCTTGGTTGTCTTGGACCTCCCACTCGGTGACGTGTATGGGGCGCATTGGAGCACCACTGGCACGGCTGTGCCGGATGCGGAAACGCCCGACGAGGCAGTTTATCTGCCGGGGCGAAATGCGCTGCTGCTGATCAAGGCCGTGCTGTGGTGCCAGTTGCGCGGAGTGAAGCGACTGGCGCTTGCCCCATTGGCGTCGAATCCTTTTCCGGATGCGACGGATGAATTCTTCGCGGCCTACGAAGCGGTGTTGAATCAGGCGACTCTTGGTGATTTGCACATCGAACGGCCCTTTGGTGCCATGGCCAAACGCCAGGTTATGAAGATGGGACACAACGTCCCGTTGGAACTAACCTTTTCGTGCATTGCTCCCGAAAATGGTTTGCACTGCGGTCGCTGTAACAAGTGCGCCGAGCGACAGCATGCATTTCGTGACGCCGACCTTCCGGATCCGACGCAATACGCTGATACTGCGGGAACTGATTAA
- a CDS encoding 6-carboxytetrahydropterin synthase: protein MFRVTREIDFCYGHRLLNYNGKCRHLHGHNGRAVIVLEGESLDDRGMLLDFSDIKRVVSQWIDDHLDHRMLLHRNDPFVPLMRETGEPVFLLDENPTAENIAKLIYEFTAAQGFPIVEAHLWETPRCFATYRG from the coding sequence ATGTTTCGAGTGACGCGCGAAATCGACTTCTGCTATGGCCATCGTCTGTTGAATTACAACGGCAAGTGCCGCCACCTGCACGGGCATAACGGCCGTGCAGTCATCGTGCTCGAGGGGGAATCGCTCGACGACCGGGGAATGCTACTCGACTTCTCGGATATCAAGCGGGTGGTCAGTCAGTGGATCGACGACCACCTGGATCATCGCATGCTGTTGCACCGCAATGATCCGTTCGTTCCGCTCATGCGCGAGACGGGCGAGCCGGTCTTTTTGCTCGACGAGAATCCCACGGCCGAGAACATCGCCAAACTGATCTACGAATTCACCGCCGCGCAAGGGTTCCCGATCGTGGAAGCGCACCTGTGGGAAACGCCGCGCTGCTTTGCCACGTATCGCGGCTGA
- the bioA gene encoding adenosylmethionine--8-amino-7-oxononanoate transaminase: MVEPVAPRSLLTSVGDLSSQNQPPSAESLADWDRQHVWHAFTQMAEYEPLLIERAFGCKLVDSEGREYIDGVSSLWCNVHGHCHPHINAAISEQLAKVAHTTLLGASNSTTIRLARRLVELSPAGLNHVFFSSDGSSSVEVALKMAFQYWQQREDPRPRKTRYVALSDAYHGDTLGSVSVGGVERFHSMFRPLLFDCLRVPAPVTFRAQVQVPRDEFGQHYLDAVERLLAERHEEIAALVIEPLVQAAAGMIIHPPGYLRGIRELTRRYDVLLIADEVAVGFGRTGQMFACEHEDVSPDFLCLGKGLTGGYLPMAATLATDDVWRAFLGPNAAGRQFFHGHTFSGNPLSAAAALASLEVFDHEQVLDKLPAKIDRLAEHLARISRHPHVGDIRQCGLIAGIELVEDRGTNRPFPWNEQRGREICRLAREQGVLLRPLGDIVVVMPPLAISFAELDEICGAVEHGIEIATGAR; the protein is encoded by the coding sequence ATGGTAGAGCCAGTCGCTCCTCGCTCACTTCTTACGTCTGTTGGCGATTTGTCCTCTCAAAACCAGCCCCCCTCGGCAGAATCGCTCGCCGACTGGGACCGCCAGCATGTGTGGCATGCGTTCACGCAGATGGCCGAGTACGAGCCGCTGCTGATCGAACGCGCTTTCGGCTGTAAGTTGGTCGACAGCGAAGGCCGCGAATACATCGACGGCGTCAGCAGCCTATGGTGCAACGTCCATGGGCATTGCCATCCGCATATTAATGCGGCGATCAGCGAGCAACTCGCCAAAGTCGCGCATACAACGCTCCTCGGTGCGTCGAATTCGACGACCATTCGGCTCGCCCGCCGCCTAGTCGAACTGTCGCCCGCCGGCTTGAATCACGTGTTCTTTTCCAGCGACGGCTCGTCGAGCGTCGAAGTTGCGCTAAAGATGGCGTTTCAGTACTGGCAGCAGCGCGAGGATCCTCGTCCACGCAAGACTCGCTATGTTGCTTTGTCCGATGCCTATCATGGCGACACGCTCGGAAGCGTTAGCGTTGGGGGCGTGGAACGATTTCACTCGATGTTCCGGCCGCTATTGTTCGACTGTCTGCGCGTGCCGGCGCCGGTGACCTTTCGGGCGCAAGTACAAGTGCCGCGAGATGAGTTTGGCCAACATTACTTGGATGCGGTCGAAAGATTGCTGGCCGAGCGGCACGAGGAAATCGCAGCGCTCGTGATCGAACCGCTCGTTCAAGCGGCAGCGGGCATGATCATCCATCCGCCGGGCTATCTACGCGGAATTCGCGAGCTAACGCGCCGCTATGACGTGCTGCTGATTGCCGACGAAGTGGCCGTCGGCTTCGGACGCACGGGGCAAATGTTCGCCTGCGAGCACGAGGATGTTTCGCCGGATTTTCTCTGCCTCGGCAAGGGACTGACCGGCGGATACCTTCCCATGGCCGCGACACTGGCAACGGACGACGTGTGGCGCGCGTTCTTGGGACCAAACGCAGCGGGGCGGCAGTTCTTTCACGGTCATACGTTCAGCGGCAACCCCCTGTCAGCTGCCGCGGCTTTGGCATCGCTCGAGGTTTTCGATCATGAGCAAGTGCTGGACAAACTGCCGGCGAAGATCGACCGCCTGGCCGAGCACCTCGCGCGAATTAGCCGTCATCCGCACGTCGGCGACATACGGCAATGTGGCCTGATCGCGGGTATCGAGCTGGTCGAAGATCGCGGCACGAACCGGCCCTTTCCTTGGAACGAACAGCGGGGGCGCGAGATCTGTCGCCTAGCCCGCGAGCAGGGCGTGCTATTGCGGCCGCTGGGAGATATCGTTGTGGTCATGCCGCCGCTGGCGATTTCGTTTGCCGAACTCGACGAAATTTGCGGCGCTGTCGAACATGGCATCGAGATTGCGACTGGCGCACGCTAG
- a CDS encoding SAM-dependent chlorinase/fluorinase, whose amino-acid sequence MSEQASKIITLLTDFGTGSPYVAQMKGVILSRNPHATIVDVTHAIPPQNISAGAWVLAEVAHSFPPGSIHVAVVDPGVGGERAIVYAEIAGRHYIAPDNGLLGRLAARTAPSRILTLTEPRFWQERVSATFHGRDIMAPVAARLSLGLDAKELGALRQGLVELPEPEVRILPNKIEGQVRSIDSFGNLVTDITSDMLAGAPTDERTLIHCDEHETQGIFRTYSDQPEMTLMALVGSSGYLELAIVGDSAALMLGVGVGTPVTIKW is encoded by the coding sequence ATGTCCGAACAAGCGTCAAAAATCATCACGCTGCTGACCGATTTCGGGACGGGCAGCCCTTACGTCGCCCAGATGAAGGGTGTGATCCTCTCACGGAATCCTCACGCGACGATCGTGGATGTCACACACGCGATACCGCCCCAAAATATCAGCGCCGGGGCCTGGGTGTTGGCCGAGGTGGCTCATAGTTTTCCCCCCGGCTCGATTCACGTAGCCGTGGTCGATCCGGGCGTGGGAGGCGAGCGAGCCATCGTTTACGCCGAGATTGCCGGGCGGCATTACATCGCCCCCGATAACGGGTTGCTCGGTCGCTTGGCGGCGCGCACCGCTCCCTCTAGAATACTTACCTTAACCGAACCTAGATTCTGGCAGGAGCGTGTATCCGCCACGTTTCACGGACGAGATATCATGGCTCCGGTTGCTGCGAGGTTGAGCCTGGGGCTCGACGCTAAGGAATTGGGGGCGCTGCGGCAGGGGCTCGTAGAACTCCCGGAACCGGAGGTGCGGATCTTGCCCAATAAGATCGAAGGACAAGTGCGATCGATCGATTCGTTCGGCAACCTGGTGACCGACATCACGAGCGATATGCTCGCCGGCGCCCCGACTGATGAACGAACGCTGATCCACTGCGACGAACATGAAACCCAGGGCATTTTTCGCACCTACAGCGATCAGCCCGAGATGACCCTGATGGCCCTGGTCGGTTCGAGCGGCTATTTGGAACTGGCCATTGTGGGAGATAGCGCCGCGCTGATGCTGGGCGTCGGCGTCGGCACCCCGGTAACGATTAAATGGTAG